The proteins below are encoded in one region of Juglans microcarpa x Juglans regia isolate MS1-56 chromosome 4D, Jm3101_v1.0, whole genome shotgun sequence:
- the LOC121259873 gene encoding beta-galactosidase 3-like produces the protein MENNSVSKLVLFCVLVWFLSLGFRPIQCSVTYDKKAIVINGQRRILFSGSIHYPRSTPEMWEDLIQKGKDGGLDVIETYVFWNVHEPSPGNYNFKGRCDLVRFIKTVQKAGLYANLRIGPYVCAEWNFGGFPVWLKYVPGISFRRDNEPFKRAMQGFTEKIVGLMKSEKLFQSQGGPIILSQIENEYGAQSKLLGAAGHNYVTWAANMAVELGTGVPWVMCKEEDAPDPVINTCNGFYCDSFAPNKPYKPTMWTEAWSGWFSEFGGPIHQRPVQDLAFSVARFVQKGGSFVNYYMYHGGTNFGRTAGGPFITTSYDYDAPIDEYGLIRQPKYDHLKELHRAIKMCEQALVAADPIVTSLGNSQQAYVYSSESGHCAAFLANYETKSAARVMFNNKHYNLPPWSISVLPDCRNVVFNTAKVGVQTSQLEMLPTNVEMLSWESYNEDISSLDDSSTITAPGLLEQINITRDTSDYLWYITSVEIGQSESFLRGGELPTLIVQSTGHAVHVFINGELSGSAFGTRETRRFTYTGKVNLRAGTNRIALLSVAIGLPNVGGHFETWDTGILGPVALHGLDQGKWDLSWQKWTYQVGLKGEAMNLISPNGISSVEWTRGSLAAQKQQPLTWHKTYFNAPEGDEPLALDMEGMGKGQIWINGQSIGRYWTAYASGNCNGCSYAGTFKPPKCQFGCGKPTQRWYHVPRSWLKPTQNLLVLFEELGGDPSRISLVKRSMTGVCADVSEYHPTLKNWHIESSGKSEEFQRPKVHLQCSQGQTISSIKFASFGTPLGTCGSYQQGTCHATTSNAILEKKCIGKQRCTVTISNSNFGQDPCPNVLKRLSVEAVCAPMATTNSGN, from the exons ATGGAAAATAACTCCGTTTCcaagttggttttgttttgtgttttggtttGGTTCCTGAGTTTGGGTTTCCGGCCGATCCAATGTAGCGTCACCTACGATAAGAAGGCCATTGTCATCAATGGGCAGAGGAGAATTCTCTTTTCTGGGTCTATACATTACCCCAGAAGTACTCCCGAG ATGTGGGAGGATCTGATACAGAAGGGAAAAGATGGAGGTCTGGATGTGATTGAGACCTACGTTTTTTGGAATGTTCATGAGCCTTCTCCCGGCAAT TATAATTTCAAAGGGAGATGTGATTTGGTGAGATTCATAAAGACAGTACAAAAGGCCGGGCTCTATGCTAATCTCCGCATTGGACCTTATGTTTGTGCAGAGTGGAATTTTGG AGGGTTTCCTGTTTGGCTCAAATATGTCCCAGGCATCAGCTTCAGAAGAGACAATGAGCCTTTCAAG AGAGCAATGCAAGGATTCACTGAGAAGATTGTTGGACTGATGAAGAGTGAAAAACTATTTCAGTCCCAGGGCGGCCCCATCATACTCTCTCAG ATTGAGAATGAGTATGGGGCACAGAGTAAGTTACTTGGGGCTGCTGGCCACAATTACGTCACTTGGGCGGCAAATATGGCTGTTGAATTGGGAACTGGGGTCCCATGGGTTATGTGCAAGGAAGAAGATGCCCCAGATCCGGTG ATAAACACGTGCAATGGCTTTTACTGTGATTCATTCGCTCCCAACAAACCCTACAAGCCCACAATGTGGACAGAGGCTTGGAGTGGCTG gttttCGGAGTTTGGTGGTCCAATCCACCAGCGACCAGTCCAGGATTTGGCATTTTCAGTTGCTCGATTTGTACAGAAAGGAGGGTCCTTCGTTAACTACTACATG TACCATGGAGGAACCAATTTTGGACGTACAGCTGGGGGCCCTTTCATCACTACAAGCTATGACTATGATGCTCCAATAGATGAATATG GTTTGATTAGGCAACCAAAGTATGATCATCTGAAGGAGCTTCACAGGGCAATTAAAATGTGCGAGCAAGCTTTGGTTGCAGCCGATCCCATTGTGACTTCATTAGGGAACTCTCAACAG GCTTATGTATACTCATCAGAATCAGGACATTGTGCAGCTTTTCTTGCAAACTATGAAACAAAGTCAGCTGCAAGAGTGATGTTCAATAACAAGCACTATAATTTACCCCCTTGGTCCATCAGCGTCCTTCCTGATTGCAGAAACGTAGTCTTCAATACTGCAAAG GTTGGAGTTCAAACATCACAATTGGAAATGTTGCCGACAAATGTTGAGATGCTCTCATGGGAGAGCTACAATGAAGATATTTCTTCTCTGGATGACAGCTCAACAATTACAGCTCCTGGTCTTTTGGAGCAGATAAACATCACAAGGGACACTAGCGATTATCTATGGTATATAACTAG TGTTGAGATTGGCCAGTCTGAATCCTTCCTGCGTGGGGGTGAACTTCCCACTCTCATTGTTCAATCAACAGGCCATGCTGTCCATGTCTTTATTAATGGAGAACTTTCAG GATCTGCCTTTGGGACAAGGGAGACGAGGAGATTCACTTATACTGGCAAGGTCAATCTGCGTGCTGGAACAAACAGAATTGCACTACTGAGTGTTGCTATTGGTTTGCCG AACGTCGGTGGCCACTTTGAGACATGGGACACAGGAATCCTTGGTCCAGTTGCATTGCATGGACTTGATCAGGGAAAGTGGGACTTGTCCTGGCAGAAATGGACCTACCAG GTAGGGCTAAAAGGAGAGGCCATGAATCTTATTTCTCCAAATGGAATTTCCTCTGTTGAATGGACGCGTGGATCATTAGCTGCACAGAAACAACAGCCATTGACTTGGCATAAG ACATATTTCAATGCACCAGAAGGAGATGAACCACTGGCCTTGGACATGGAGGGCATGGGAAAAGGTCAAATATGGATTAATGGGCAGAGCATTGGGAGATATTGGACGGCATATGCTAGCGGTAATTGCAATGGGTGCAGTTATGCCGGAACATTTAAACCGCCTAAGTGTCAATTTGGTTGTGGCAAGCCCACCCAACGATG GTACCACGTGCCTCGGTCTTGGTTGAAGCCAACGCAAAATCTGCTGGTTCTCTTTGAGGAACTTGGTGGGGATCCCTCAAGGATTTCTCTTGTGAAGAGATCGATGACTGGTGTTTGTGCTGATGTCTCTGAGTACCATCCAACCCTAAAGAATTGGCACATTGAAAGCTCTGGAAAATCAGAAGAGTTCCAAAGACCCAAAGTTCACCTGCAGTGTAGTCAGGGGCAGACCATATCTTCAATTAAATTTGCCAGCTTTGGAACCCCTCTAGGAACTTGTGGGAGTTACCAGCAAGGAACATGCCATGCCACAACCTCAAATGCTATCTTAGAGAAG AAGTGTATAGGGAAGCAGAGATGCACAGTCACCATATCCAATAGTAACTTCGGGCAAGACCCATGTCCAAATGTGTTGAAGAGGTTATCAGTTGAAGCTGTTTGTGCTCCCATGGCTACTACAAATTCGGGTAATTAA
- the LOC121259877 gene encoding thioredoxin H-type: protein MAAEEGQVIGVHTVEAWNEQLQKGNGSKKLMVVDFTASWCGPCRFISPFLAELAKKLPDVTFLKVDVDELKSVAQDWAVEAMPTFMFLKEGKIVDKVVGAKKEELQQTLAKHLATA from the exons ATGGCAGCAGAAGAGGGGCAAGTGATCGGTGTGCATACTGTTGAGGCCTGGAATGAACAGCTCCAGAAGGGCAATGGCTCCAAAAAACTG ATGGTTGTTGATTTCACAGCTTCCTGGTGTGGTCCATGCCGCTTCATTTCACCATTCCTGGCAGAATTGGCTAAGAAATTGCCAGACGTTACATTTCTCAAAGTGGATGTGGATGAGCTGAAG TCGGTTGCTCAAGACTGGGCTGTGGAGGCAATGCCAACTTTCATGTTCTTGAAAGAAGGGAAGATTGTGGACAAGGTGGTGGGAGCAAAGAAAGAGGAACTGCAGCAGACTCTAGCAAAGCACTTGGCTACAGCATAA
- the LOC121259875 gene encoding chalcone synthase 2: MASMEEIRKAQRAQGPANILAIGTATPSNCVSQADYPDFYFRITKSEHMTELKEKFKRMCDKSMIKKRYMYLTEEILKENPNMCAYMAPSLDARQDIVVLEVPKLGKEAASKAIKEWGQPKSRITHLVFCTTSGVDMPGADYQLTKLLGLRPSVKRYMMYQQGCFAGGTVLRLAKDLAENNRGARVLVVCSEITAVTFRGPSDSHLDSLVGQALFGDGAAALIVGSDPDTSIERPLYQLVSAAQTILPDSDGAIDGHLREVGLTFHLLKDVPGLISKNIEKSLVEAFTPIGISDWNSIFWIAHPGGPAILDQVEANLGLKEEKMRATRQVLSEYGNMSSACVLFILDEMRKKSAKEGKATTGEGLEWGVLFGFGPGLTVETIVLHSVNI; this comes from the exons ATGGCGTCCATGGAGGAAATCCGAAAGGCTCAGCGAGCACAGGGTCCAGCCAACATTTTAGCCATTGGCACAGCCACTCCCTCCAACTGCGTCTCTCAAGCTGACTATCCTGACTTTTACTTCAGAATCACAAAAAGCGAGCACATGACCGAGCTGAAAGAGAAGTTCAAACGCATGT GTGACAAATCGATGATAAAGAAGCGTTACATGTACTTGACTGAAGAAATTCTGAAGGAAAATCCTAATATGTGTGCGTACATGGCTCCTTCTCTAGACGCACGTCAAGACATAGTAGTTTTGGAGGTGCCCAAGCTGGGAAAGGAAGCGGCATCGAAGGCAATTAAGGAATGGGGCCAGCCCAAATCTCGCATCACCCACCTCGTTTTCTGCACAACCTCCGGCGTGGACATGCCTGGTGCCGATTACCAACTCACCAAGCTTCTCGGCCTTCGACCCTCCGTGAAGCGTTACATGATGTATCAACAGGGCTGCTTCGCCGGCGGCACGGTGCTCCGACTCGCCAAAGATTTGGCCGAGAACAACAGAGGTGCGCGTGTTCTCGTGGTCTGCTCTGAAATCACGGCCGTCACTTTCCGCGGCCCCTCCGATTCGCACCTGGACTCTCTGGTCGGCCAGGCCCTCTTCGGTGACGGCGCTGCTGCTCTCATTGTCGGCTCAGACCCCGATACATCTATCGAACGTCCACTATACCAACTCGTGTCGGCAGCACAGACAATCCTACCTGACTCCGACGGTGCAATCGACGGACACCTAAGAGAAGTTGGCCTCACTTTTCACTTGCTGAAGGATGTGCCCGGATTAATATCAAAGAACATCGAGAAGAGCTTGGTGGAAGCTTTTACTCCGATCGGGATAAGTGATTGGAACTCAATATTCTGGATAGCACATCCAGGAGGGCCAGCCATTCTCGACCAGGTGGAGGCCAATCTCGGactgaaagaagagaaaatgagagcaACAAGACAGGTTCTGAGCGAGTATGGGAACATGTCGAGCGCATGCGTGCTGTTCATATTGGACGAGATGAGAAAGAAGTCGGCCAAGGAAGGAAAGGCAACGACAGGTGAAGGCCTGGAGTGGGGTGTTCTCTTTGGGTTTGGACCAGGTTTGACGGTCGAGACAATTGTGCTGCACAGTGTCAATATCTAA